CAGCACGTCGTCGACCAGGTCGTCCGAGCGCAGTCGGCGACGCAGGCGACGGCGGAAGTCCTCGTAATTGTCGAGGAACAGGCCGAGCATCGACGTATCCACGGTCAATCCTCCCCCGCGCGGACGCCGCGGCAGGGTTCGTTCGACGCGGGGGAAGGCACGAGCAGCACGGTCACCGGGCTCATGCCGGACAACCGGGGCGGTAGACGCACCGAGCGCACCGCGGCCAGTACCCGGCGATCTCGCGCGGGATCGTCGGAAGGCGCGAGCGCGGATGCCCGTTCCACGGTCCCGGAGCCGTCGATCCACAGCTGCAAGGCGAGGCGGAAGCCACCCGGGCGGGTGTCGTGCCTTGCGCACAAGGCCTGGGCGATGCTCGCCTGGATCAGGAAGGCATCGCCCTGGCCGAGCGAGGGCGAGCCGTCCCGTGCCATCGCGGGCGCATCGGGCACCCCAGGCGTCGGGGCTGTCGCGTCGGCGGTCACGGTGAAGGCATTCGTCGATGAGAAACGTGCACCCAGGCCGGTGCCCAGCAGGAGGATACGTAACGCATCGTGCGGGCTCGCCGTCCCGTGCACACCCCGACTGAGGCGGCCCGCGACCAGCGCGTCGTCGAACAGCACGGCAATGCCGCTCTGTTCGCCGAAGGCGCGCAGGGCACTGGCGAGGGACTGTTCGTCGATGTCGAAGCGCGCTGACGCATGCGTTTCTGCCGTCCCCTGGGGTGATTCGGACGGCCTGCCCACCTGCGCGACCGCACCGGACGACGCGAGCAGGACCATGCACGCGACGAGCGCGAAAACGCTGCGTGCCAAGGTCATTCCTCGCGCTCTGGCGGACGGGACGGAAGCTCGTCTTCGGGCCGAAGGCTAGGCGCGCGAAATGACAGTCAGGCTCCGTTTCGATGACAGGCGCGATGACACGACCATGACAGCGAGGGAATGACGTTTACCCGCGAGAACTTGCGTGTTATCCATCACCGGATATCGCGGGGAAGAGAACGATGCATATTCGGCATGGCGGACTGAAAGGCGTCGAAGCGAACGCCCCGAAGCGATGTGTTGTTGCCATCGCGTTGTGCATCGCTGCGCTGGACGGCGGCTGGTGCAGCGCACAGACCGTGGCCGACCACGGGGCGGTCGTCACGTTGCCCGGCGTCAATGCGTCAGCCGATGCTCCGGGTTGCGCCGAGGCCAACGGCGCGGGCATCGCGGCGCTTTCGTTCGAGTGCCTGAACCGCGCCGTCGCCCCCACGAACACGCCCGCCCTACCGGTGCAGCAAGGTACCGACGTCGGCCATCGCGCCACCAACCAGCTAGGCCTCTACAACGCCGCCGCCCTGGGACACCGCATGGGACCGAACCTCGGAACCTCGGTGCAACCCTACCGGCCGCGGCTTGCCTACCCTACCCCGCTGGTGCCCGCGCACTAGCGCAGCGCGGGACTATCCATGGTGCCTCTACGGATGCAGAGGCACGGTCACCGTCGGCTCGCCGTTACCGGTCCGGGTCGTTCCCGACGTGGGCGTATCACCCCGATACGGGCGCAGCGATTCGAACTTGCGCTGGTATTCGTCCGTCACCTGCTTGGCTTCGTCGCCATTGGTGATGACGCGCGGCGTGATCAGCACGATCAGCTCGGTGCGGTTGCGGCTGCGCGTGGTGGAGCCAAACAGACGGCCGAAGACGGGAATGCGATTCAGGCCGGGAATGCCGGTGTCGGTCACGCCCTCGTCCTGCTTGATCAGGCCACCCAGCAACACCGTCTGCCCGCTCTGTACGGCCACCTGGGTGGCCACCTCGCGCTGCTGGATCGGGAAGTTGCCCGTGGCGGTGTCCTTCTGGCCGGGCGCGCTCACCACCTGGTTGATGTTGAGGTACACCAGGCCACCGGGATTCACGCGCGGACGCACGTTGAGGATCACGCCGGTGTCCTTGTACTCCAGCTGGCCGATGGTGTTATCGGAGTTGGCGTTGGTGTTGATATAGGTCTGCGTGATGGGAATCTGGTCGCCGACCTGGATATGCGCCTTCTGGTTGTTCAGCACCACCAGCGACGGCGCGGACAGCGTCTTGGTGTTGCCGCTGGTTTCCATCGCACGAAGTGCCACGGAGATATTGTTGTTGACGAAGGAGTAGAAGAAACTCTCGCCGCCGTAGCTGGCGCCACCGTTGCCCAGCGCCCACTGCTGCTTGTTGCCCGGCTGCGTGGGCTGGCCGTTGGTCGACCCGACCAGGCCTTCCAGGTACCACTGCACGCCGAACTGGAACTCGCCGGTCAGCGCCACCTCGAGGATGCGCGTCTCGATCTGCACCTGCAGCGGCACGGCGTCCAGGCGCTTGATCGCCTGCTCGATCTCGGCCCACTGGGCCGGACGGCAACGGACCATCAGCTGGTTGTTCGAATCCACCGAGGTGATCCGCACGCCGTCATCCGTGGTGATCGGCCCGTTGCGCTGGCGGCGCGACGACGTGTTGTCGTCGTCGCCGAGGCCGCTGCCGCCGCCCGAACCCATCGAACTGCCGCCGCCGAAGCTGGAGCCGCCATTCGATCCATACGAGCCGCCGCCCAGTCCGCCGGTGGTGTTGATCAGGCCCGACGAGCCCGACGACGAACCCGAGCTGTTGCCGAACGAGCCGGTGTTGCTGCCCAGGCCCGAGCCGCCGCGGTTGCCCAGGTCGTTATCTCCCCCGCCCAGCGAGCCGGAGGTCAGGCCGGGGCCCACCTTGCCGCCGCGGTCGCTCGAACCGCCCCCACCGGAGCCGCCGCCGTAGATGTCGGAAAGGTAATCGGCCAGATCGGAGGCCTGCACGTTGCGCACGTCGTAGACATACAGCTGCGGCTCGTTGCCGCCGCCGTGGTCGATGCGGTCGATCCAGCTGCGGACTTCCTCGAGGTACGCCGGCTGCGGGCTGATCACCACCAGCGAGTTGGTCCGCTCGATCGGGATGAAGCGCAGCAGGCCGGCCATGGGCGTGTTGCCCTTGTCGCCGAACAGCTTGTCGAGCATGGGCGTGAGGTCCTTGACCTCCGCGCGTTGCAGGCTGAACACGCCCACCGACATGCCGCGCAGCCAGTCCACGTCGAACGTGGCCACGGTGCGCTGGTAGTTGTCCAACTCGGAAGGCGTGCCGGCCATGACGATGACATTGCGCGTCGGATCGGCCAGCAACGTGGCGTCCGGCCGCGCGAACGGCTTGATCAGCTTCTGCATCTCGGTAGCCGAGATGTAGTGCAGCGGGAACAGCCGCGCCTGCAGGCCGCCGGCCGGCGCGTTGGCGCCCAGGCTGGGCACGAGGTTGCCGGCCACGGCGTCCTTCGCGGGCACCACCACGTAACGGCCGTTGCTGTGCACCAGCGCGTTGTTGGTCCAGGACAGCAGCGTTTCCAGGATCGGCAGCGCCTGCTCGGCCGTCACCGGCTGCGAGGTGGAGAAGGACACGTTGCCCTGCACGCCCGGGGTGATCGAGTAGTTCTCGTGCAGCAGGTCGCCCAGGATGGCCTTGACCACCGCCTCCACCGGCTGGTTCTCGAAATTGAAAGTGACCGTACCCGTGCCCGCGGCGACCGGCCGGGGTTTGGCCAGGCCCACCGGGCGGACGAACTGGCCCGTGCCGGTGGTGATCTGCGGCTGGGTGCTGGCCGGCGAGGAAGGATTGTTCGACGGCGCGATGCGCGGCCGCGGGGCAGGCAGTTCCGTACCGGCCATGGCTTCGCGCTGCAACGATCCATCATCACGCGGTTGCGGCAGCGACTGGCATCCGGCAAGTGCGACCGCGAGCGCCGTGGCGCCGATCAGGGGACTTTTGAGCATGGAACAACGTACTCCCTCGTTGGACGCGGCACGATACACCGACCCCTGGTGTTCGCCTATTTCGCTAACTCTAAAGGGAGCCTCACACAAAGCGCCAGCCTTACGCGCCGTTGCGGCACCCCCGGGCGCCCCTCGGCTATGATGGCCGGCGAACCGGCGGCGGGTCCGACCGGATGGACTGGACACGCATGAACCAGGTGAAGTCGCCTTCCCGCGACAAACGCGTCGCCACCGCCGACGAGGCGCTGGCCGGCCTCGTGGCCGATGGACAGATCATCGCCGTGGGGGGCTTCGGCCTCTGTGGCATCCCCGAGCTGCTGATCCAGGCGCTGCGCGATTCCGGCGTCAAGGGCCTCACCGCCGTATCCAACAACGCGGGCATCGACGGCGTCGGCCTGGGCCTTCTGCTGGAAACCCGCCAGATCCGCAAGATGGTCTCGTCCTACGTGGGCGAGAACAAGGAATTCGAGCGCCAGTACCTCGCCGGCGAGCTGGAAGTCGATTTCACGCCGCAGGGCACGCTGGCCGAGAAGCTGCGCGCCGGTGGCGCGGGCATCCCCGCCTTCTTCACCCGCACCGGTTACGGCACGCAGGTGGCCGAGGGCAAGGAAACCCGCGAGTTCGACGGCCACATGTACGTGATGGAACGCTCCATCGTGGCCGACGTGGCCCTGGT
This DNA window, taken from Luteibacter sp. 9135, encodes the following:
- a CDS encoding CoA transferase subunit A, which produces MNQVKSPSRDKRVATADEALAGLVADGQIIAVGGFGLCGIPELLIQALRDSGVKGLTAVSNNAGIDGVGLGLLLETRQIRKMVSSYVGENKEFERQYLAGELEVDFTPQGTLAEKLRAGGAGIPAFFTRTGYGTQVAEGKETREFDGHMYVMERSIVADVALVKAWKADPSGNLVYRKTARNFNPMAATAGKVCVAEVEIMVEVGELDPDQIHTPGIYVDRIVHNPAPSKRIEQRTVRA
- the gspD gene encoding type II secretion system secretin GspD, yielding MLKSPLIGATALAVALAGCQSLPQPRDDGSLQREAMAGTELPAPRPRIAPSNNPSSPASTQPQITTGTGQFVRPVGLAKPRPVAAGTGTVTFNFENQPVEAVVKAILGDLLHENYSITPGVQGNVSFSTSQPVTAEQALPILETLLSWTNNALVHSNGRYVVVPAKDAVAGNLVPSLGANAPAGGLQARLFPLHYISATEMQKLIKPFARPDATLLADPTRNVIVMAGTPSELDNYQRTVATFDVDWLRGMSVGVFSLQRAEVKDLTPMLDKLFGDKGNTPMAGLLRFIPIERTNSLVVISPQPAYLEEVRSWIDRIDHGGGNEPQLYVYDVRNVQASDLADYLSDIYGGGSGGGGSSDRGGKVGPGLTSGSLGGGDNDLGNRGGSGLGSNTGSFGNSSGSSSGSSGLINTTGGLGGGSYGSNGGSSFGGGSSMGSGGGSGLGDDDNTSSRRQRNGPITTDDGVRITSVDSNNQLMVRCRPAQWAEIEQAIKRLDAVPLQVQIETRILEVALTGEFQFGVQWYLEGLVGSTNGQPTQPGNKQQWALGNGGASYGGESFFYSFVNNNISVALRAMETSGNTKTLSAPSLVVLNNQKAHIQVGDQIPITQTYINTNANSDNTIGQLEYKDTGVILNVRPRVNPGGLVYLNINQVVSAPGQKDTATGNFPIQQREVATQVAVQSGQTVLLGGLIKQDEGVTDTGIPGLNRIPVFGRLFGSTTRSRNRTELIVLITPRVITNGDEAKQVTDEYQRKFESLRPYRGDTPTSGTTRTGNGEPTVTVPLHP
- a CDS encoding secretin and TonB N-terminal domain-containing protein, which gives rise to MARSVFALVACMVLLASSGAVAQVGRPSESPQGTAETHASARFDIDEQSLASALRAFGEQSGIAVLFDDALVAGRLSRGVHGTASPHDALRILLLGTGLGARFSSTNAFTVTADATAPTPGVPDAPAMARDGSPSLGQGDAFLIQASIAQALCARHDTRPGGFRLALQLWIDGSGTVERASALAPSDDPARDRRVLAAVRSVRLPPRLSGMSPVTVLLVPSPASNEPCRGVRAGED